GGCCGGCGGATCCCGACCGACCCATCGTGCGCACCTATTCCGTGCGGGCGCTCGACCGGGCGCGCGGGGAACTCCATGTGGATTTCGTGCTGCATGGGGCGGGCGGCGTCGCCTCCGCCTTCGCACAGACCGCCGAGCCCGGCGACCTCCTGGGCATTGGCGGACCGGGTGGCCGTGGGCTCCCCGCCGCCGGGTTTCATCTGTTCGCGGGCGACCACAGCGCCCTGCCTTCCATCGCCGCCCATCTGGGGCGGCTGCCGGACGAGGCCCGCGGCGCGGCCTTTATCGAGCTTCCGGGTCCCGAAGAGGAACAGGACCTGCCCCGCCCGCCCGGCGTCGCGCTGACCTTCCTCCACCGCAACGGCGCAGCGGCGGGCACCACCCGTCTCTTGCAGGAGGCCGTCTTCGCCCTCGACTGGCCCACAGACCGATCCGTCGCCGCCTGGATCGCAGCGGAATCGGATGCCGCACGCGAGATCCGCGCCCATCTGAAAGGCCCGCGCGGAATGAAGCCGCGCGACCTTGTAGCCGTGGGCTACTGGCGACGTGGCATGAGCGAGACGGCCTATGGCGCCGCCTATGATCATGACCGGGATGCCGACTATCACCGCGCCGCGCGGGAAGAGGACAGCCACGGGCATCATGAAGGGAACGACGACCATCAGCATTAGGGTCTAAACCCAACGAATGACCTGTAGTTCAATCGGCTCATGGATGGAGTAGAGGCCATGAGCCGCTTGTTTTGTTCCACTGATGGTCAGCGGTAGAAGATCGAACCACCTTTACCTCATTCCGGCAGTCCGCCGCGTGTTGAAGACCGGCGCATCCTGTCCGGGATCCTTCATGTGCTGCGCTGCGGCTGCCGCGCATCTGCGCCCCCCCTGGCCGGCGATCAGCGCACGCCGCCCCGGCTTCTCGCCGACCAGGCCTATGACAGCGACAAGGTTCGCGCCAACCTCGCGCGCCGAGGCACGCGCGCGGTCATCTTGCCCCTGTCTCGGCAGGCCGCGCCGCGCGCCTGCACGGTCGGGGCCATGGAGGCACCCGCTCACTCCCGGCTGCGCGGCGGTGCCCCGGGTGAAGGATGGAAGGGCGTGCCCGTTCCTTCCTCGGTGATTTCCTCCGTGGCCAGGTCCCCTGTGGGGCGAAGCGCGTGCGGCACCTCGCGTTTGCGGGCCAATTCTTCCATGCGGGCGCGCATGGCCGGGCGGCGGGAGAGAAGATCGTCAAGGTCACGCGCATCCAGGATCAGAAGCTGAGTCCGTCGCGTGGCGCGCACGTTCGCGCTGCGGCGGCGCTTGGAGAGCAGTGCCATCTCGCCGAAAAAGTGTCCCTCGCCGAGAAAGAGCGGCTCGCCCTGCAGCTCGATCCGGACCTCGCCGGAGAGGATGAAGAACATGGACCGGGCCTCCTCCCCCCGGCGTGCCAGCAACTCGCCGGGATAGGCCGTATGGGCGGAGAGCAGCTTCAAAATCTCGCCGATCGCCGCCGCGTCCAGCTCGCAGAAGAGCGGCACCCGCGCCACCATGCCCCAGGTGACCACAAAGTCCCGCCGCCGGATGACCGCCGCGAAGGACGACGCGACGATGCCCACCGGCAGCGCGAGCAGAATCATGCCCGAGACCATGGTGAGCGCGGCGATCATCCGCCCCGCCAGGGTGGCCGGCACCGCATCCCCGTAGCCCACTGTCGTGACGCTCACCACCGCCCACCATGCCGCCAGCGGGATGGAACCGAACTTGTCCGGCTGTACGTCGCCCTCGACGAGATACATGAGCGAAGCCGCAAATAGCACCACCACGCCGATGATCCCGACGCACGCCAGCAAAGCGTGACGCTCCGCGAAAATGGCCTCGCCCAGGGAGGCGAGCCCGGGCGAATAGCGGGCCAGCTTCAGGAAGCGCACGAGGCGCAGCAGGGCAAGCGTGCGCAGGTCCGCATGGACGAACAAGGCGAGCCCGAAGGGCAACACAGACAGCAGGTCGACGATGGCGAACGGCGTCACCGCATAGCGCAGGCGCGCCTCACGATGGGATAGGCCCCTGTAGCGCGGATCGAATGGCGCTACCCACAGCCGCAGCAGGTACTCCGTCAGGAAAACGCCGAAGGAGAACGCCTCGAACAGATGCAGCGGCAGGCGATACGCCGCATCGAAGGACGGCACGGTTTCCATCACTGCGGCGGCAGAATTGGCCAGGATGAGGACCACCAGCCCCACATGGACCATCCGCGCCACCCCATCGTGCGGGTTCTCGCGCTCCAGGATCTCGTAAATGCGCCGGCGCACGCTTCCTTCCACCTGACGCTCCCTGAGGTCCCGTCTGCCCGCGGCCTCTTCACCGCCCTCATGCCATGCCGGTTGGTCCTTCCAACAGGCTGCTTTTTACTATGTCCCGGCATCCGCAGGTTTCAAGACGGGCCATTCTGGTCATCACGCCAAGACTGCAGTTGCCCATCATAGAACAAAGTGTGCTTCAGCCGCCTTCGCCGGACATGGAAAGGCTCATTCCGGGAGACCGCCGTGGACTTGTGCCCGCAAAACAGGGGCCTTCTCTGCAAGGCGGTCCCGAGCGCGACGGTGCGCCATGTGGCGGGAGGCCGCGAGAGGGAAGAGCCCAAAGGGCGCTCGCTCGCCGCGCGACATCTCTGATCCCAAAGAATGGTGCTGCGAGCCCCAGATTCTCGAGCTCCGCATTCAAAGGAAGCCCACCGACGGTCTGAGCCACCTCTCGCGCCGGGCGCCCGGCTGCACCAAGCGCCTCTCGCCGGTGGTGCCGTCGGTGAGAAAAGCAGGGTGTCCGCGTGTCGGATGCCGGCCCGTTCGCCCGGTGCGCCCCCTGGAGAACAGACGACCAGCCGACGGCAGACCAGGTGCGCCGGCGCCGTTGGCAAATGCCAACGGGCGATGTAGCGCGAACAGGACGCAGTTCGCCCCGATCCAAGGATCAATAACGGGACGGACGTCGCAAAGCCCGTCGGATCCCGACAAAGCTCGGCCCGCGTCCAGAGAGATCGCCGCGCGGCTGATAACCCTGCCCCCCCCTGGGCGCCAGCCTGCTGGGTCAACCCGCCGTTTGTGCCGCGCGGATGGCGGTGGCCATCGCGACCGCCGCCGCGGGGTTCAAGTGCCTTATATGACGGTCCGGACGCGCATATCCCAGCGTCCGGCGACTGGCCCGCCATGCGCGGCACGCAAAATCGGGACGGCACCCCTGCCCCGCCACGCCCCAGAGGCCTGCCCCCACCCGGCCCCCAGCGCGACACGGCCTCAGGAGGCGAGCGCCGCCTCCACCGCCGCCAGTGCATCGGTCGCCTTGCTGCCATCCGGGCCACCGGCCTGCGCCATGTCGGGACGGCCGCCGCCGCCCTTGCCGCCCAGCGCCTCGGCGCCGCGGCGCACCAGGCTTACGGCATCGAAACGGCCGGTCAGGTCCGCGGTCACGCCCACGACGATGCCGGCTTTTCCGTCATCGGTCACTCCGACGATGGCCACCACACCCGAGCCCAGCTGCTTCTTGCCCTCGTCCACGAGGCTCTTGAGATCCTTCAGCTCAATGCCTGAGACATGCTTGGCCAGCAGCTTCACGTCGCCCACCTGCCGGGCGGTGTCCTGACCACCAGCGCCGCCACCCATGGCAAGCTTCTTGCGCGCTTCGGCAAGGTCGCGCTCCAGCTTGCGGCGCTCCTCCACCAGGGTGGCGATCCGGGCTTCCACCTCGGACACCGGCGCCTTCAGAAGCGCGGCGGCGCCCTGCAGGGCGGAATTGGCGGTGTTGAGATGATGGCGCGCCGCGTTCGCGGTCAGCGCCTCAATGCGCCGAACACCCGCCGCCACGGCCCCCTCCGATACCAGCGAGACGAGCCCGATGTCACCGGTGCGTGCCACATGGGTACCGCCGCACAATTCCACCGAATAGGGCGCGCCATTGCCAGCGTCTGTTCCCATGGTGACCACGCGCACTTCGTCGCCATATTTCTCGCCGAACAGGGCCCGAGCGCCCGAGGCGATGGCGTCATCAACGCCCATGAGACGGGTCTCGACCGGCTCGTTACGCAGCACGTAGGTGTTGACGATCTCTTCCACCTCGGCGACCTCATTGGAGGTCATGGGCTTGGGGTGGCTGAAATCGAAGCGCAGCCGGTCCGGCGCGACCAGCGAACCCTTTTGCGCCACATGGTCACCCAGCACGCGCCGGAGGGCTTCGTGCAGAAGGTGGGTGGCGGAATGGTTGGCCCGCACGGCGGCGCGACGGGCGTGATCCACTTCGAGGGTCAGGGCGCTGCCGAGCGCGAGCGTGCCCTCGTTGACGCGG
This genomic interval from Aquabacter sp. L1I39 contains the following:
- a CDS encoding siderophore-interacting protein, translated to MEAAEMTQAGPRRHRGMRVLRVLRTARITPRMQRLVLGGPEIEGIGEGPNLKLLLPPSRTRPPCWPTEGADGRPIWPADPDRPIVRTYSVRALDRARGELHVDFVLHGAGGVASAFAQTAEPGDLLGIGGPGGRGLPAAGFHLFAGDHSALPSIAAHLGRLPDEARGAAFIELPGPEEEQDLPRPPGVALTFLHRNGAAAGTTRLLQEAVFALDWPTDRSVAAWIAAESDAAREIRAHLKGPRGMKPRDLVAVGYWRRGMSETAYGAAYDHDRDADYHRAAREEDSHGHHEGNDDHQH
- a CDS encoding cyclic nucleotide-gated ion channel — its product is MRRRIYEILERENPHDGVARMVHVGLVVLILANSAAAVMETVPSFDAAYRLPLHLFEAFSFGVFLTEYLLRLWVAPFDPRYRGLSHREARLRYAVTPFAIVDLLSVLPFGLALFVHADLRTLALLRLVRFLKLARYSPGLASLGEAIFAERHALLACVGIIGVVVLFAASLMYLVEGDVQPDKFGSIPLAAWWAVVSVTTVGYGDAVPATLAGRMIAALTMVSGMILLALPVGIVASSFAAVIRRRDFVVTWGMVARVPLFCELDAAAIGEILKLLSAHTAYPGELLARRGEEARSMFFILSGEVRIELQGEPLFLGEGHFFGEMALLSKRRRSANVRATRRTQLLILDARDLDDLLSRRPAMRARMEELARKREVPHALRPTGDLATEEITEEGTGTPFHPSPGAPPRSRE